CCACAAGGGGCTCAGCACCAGCCCGCAGCTTGCAGCAATCACCGTCCAGAGACCCACCTGGGTAAAGGTCATGCGGGCGTGCTCCAGGAAGAGCGGAAACACAAAAGGCCCACCCACACTTACCGCTCCCAAAAACAGCACCACAAAGCCCAAAAATCCCCGGAAGCGCCGGTCGGAGAGGGGCTGGATAAACTCGGCAACGCGAGGAGGGGTGCTGGCCGAGGGGGGTTCAAACTGCCGCCGCAAAATGAACGTGGCGCTCACCCCCGCGACCACCGCAATACCCAGCACCAGCAAAAACCCCCAGGGCTTGCCCAGCGCATCAATCAGGCTGCCCGCCGCCAGGTTGCCCAGGGTGCCCACCAGGCCCAGAATGCCGTTGCGCAGGCCAAAATAGCGCCCCCGCTGTTTTTCCGGTACTAGATCGGCCATCCAGCTTGTCCAGAGCACGCTTACGGGGGCCATGATGAGCTGCGATAGCGCCGCAATCAAAAGCAAACCGGGGACGCGCCAGGGTTCAGGCAGCAAGGGCAACAGCAGGGTTAGCACAAAAAAACCGCGCCCCAGGGCAGACAAGGTAGCGCTCAAACGCTTGCGACTCCCCCGAAAAAACAAGGCCAGCGGGGCGGCCATCTGACCCACCATAGGCAAAGCGCCCAGGATGGCCAGAGCCACCGGCGGTGCGCCCAGCCACAGCGCATAACCGGTCATGACCACGCCGGTGCTCCAGTTGATAAACAGGATGGCCAGCATGCCCTCCCAGATAGCCAGGTTTTGCGAACGTTGGGGCTCGCCTGCGGGCAGCGTCACGAAAGCCCATTATTGACCGGCGGGTCAGCTTTGGGAAGGGTACACGCCCTTCACAGACGTGGTCACCCACCCAAACGAGAAAGTGTTGGCCTGAGCGCAACGGCCAAGCAAGGCAAACTGACGTTGTACCACTCGTTTAATTTTTATTTCATCTGCTTTTCCTAGATTTTTTACTGGACGTTGCGCCTGGAGGTACTACATGCTGCGCATAACCATGCTTATGCTCACGCTGTTAGGCTTTGCTGCAGCCCAGGGATACCGCGGGTTGGCACTGTACACCCCCTACCCCGCCCAAAGCGTGCGGGTGGGCGAAACGGTGAGCCTGCCCATCTCGCTTAAGAGCTTCGGCCTGCCCCCCCAGAGTGTGCAGGTGCGGGTAGTGGAGGCGGCCCAGGGCTGGAAGGTGGGTTTGTTGGGTGGTGGACGGGTGGTGAGTGCGGTGTACGTGCTGCCCGACGCGGAACAAAGTCTTTCGCTGCGCCTCGAGCCCCCCCAGCGGGTTCAACCAGGCACCTACCGCTTCCGACTGGTGGCTCTGGGAAGCGGGGGTGTGCGGGCCGAGCTGCCCATTGCTCTTACCCTGGGCCAGATCCTGCCTAAACGGCTCTCTTTGGAGACCGAACTGCCGGTACTCAAAGGGGCTCCGACCGCCAGTTTCCGTTACCGGGTAACCCTGAAAAACGAAAGTGACCAGGACTTGCTGGTCAACCTCGAGGCTGACGCACCGGAGAACTTTCGGGTGAGCTTCAGCACGGCCTTTGGTGGTCAGGAAGTTAACAGCCTGCCCCTGAAAGCCGGGGAGAACCGGGAGCTCGAGGTGCAGGTTACACCCCCCCGGCAGGTCGAAGCCAAGCCCTATGCGGTAACCCTGCGCGCTCTGGCTGGCGATACCAGGGCCGATCTGGTGGTGAACCTGGACATCACGGGGCAGGTGGAGCTGAACCTGACCACCCCCGAGGGCCGGCTTTCGGGCCGGGCCTATGCGGGCCGGGAGAACCCCATCAAGCTGGTGGTCAAGAACACCGGCAGTGCGCCTGCCGAAAATGTAGAGCTCTCGGCCAGCGAGCCCTCGGGCTGGGAAGTTAAGTTTGAGCCCGACAAAATCGAGAAAATTGCTGCGGGTGCAGAATCGGAGGTAACGGCCAAAATCAAGCCCTCGCCCAGGGCCGTGGCGGGAGATTACATGCTTAACCTTCGCGCTTCTGCCGGCTCGGCCTCCGCCTCGGCGGACTACCGGGTCACGGTGCAAACCTCCACCCTGTGGGGGCTGGTGGGGGTGGCGTTGATCGCTGTGGCGGTGGGGGCGGTAGGTTTTGCAGTCTCGCGTTTTGGACGGCGCTAGGAGGCCAGCATGGTCATCGAGACCCAGGGCCTGAGCAAGCGGTACGGCAAGGTGGTGGCCGTCGAGGATCTAAACCTTCGCATCGAGGCGGGAGAGGTGTACGGCCTGTTGGGGCCCAACGGCTCAGGAAAAACCACCACCATTCTGATGCTGCTGGGCCTCACGGAGCCCAGTGGGGGCACGGTGCGGGTGCTGGGCCTGGATCCGGTGCGCGAGCCGTTATCGCTCAAAAAACAGGTAGGGTACTTGCCGGACTCGGTTGGCTTTTACGGCGAGATGACCGCCTGGGAGAACCTGTCCTATATAGCCCGTCTGAACGGCCTGCCCCGCGCCGAAGCCGAGGCCCGTATCGCACGGGTGCTGGAAAGGATGGGCCTGGCCGAGGTGGCCCACCGTCCGGTAAGTGCTTTCTCGAGGGGTATGCGCCAGCGGCTAGGCCTGGCCGAAGTGCTGCTCAAAGAGCCCAAGGTGGTCATCCTGGACGAGCCCACCCTGGGCCTGGATCCGGAGGCTGCCCAGGCGTTTTTGCAGATTATTCAGGGCTTGAAGGCAGAGGGTATTACGGTGTTGCTGTCCTCCCATCTGCTGCACCAGGTGCAGGCCATCTGCGACCGGGTCGGCCTCTTCCACAAAGGAAAGCTGGTGCTGGAGGGCCGGGTGGAGGAGCTGGCCCAGCGGGTGCTGGGTGGAGCCTACCGGATTCGCCTGGGGGCCAGCCCCCTGGAGGGCTTGCAAGCGCGTTTGCAGGCCCTACCGGAGGTCAGCCGGGTCAGCCTGGAGGATGGAGAGGTGCGCCTCGAGGCTACCCAGGACGTGCGTCCGCTGGTGGCCCGGACGGTACTCGAGGCCGGAGCGGCACTGCACAGCCTGATACTGGAAAAACCCAGCCTGGATGAGGTCTACGCCCGCTATTTCCAGGAGGTGCGGCATGCGGCTTAGTGCGGGCACAAGGCGCGAGGGTTCGCCCTGGACGGGGGTCTGGGCGGTTTTTTTCAAGGAGGTGGCCGACCATCTCTCGAGCACCCGGATGCGAATTCTGGAAGTGCTGATACTCCTCTCGGCAGTGGGCGCGGTGTACGCCGGGGCGCGCACCTTGCAGCAAACCGTAAGCGAAGATCCCTTCCTGCTGTTGCAGGTTTTCACCGCCGCGCAGGATCCTCTGCCCTCCTTTGTGGCTTTCCTGAGCTTTTTCCTGCCTCTGGCGGCAATTGCCCTGGGCTTCGATGCCATCAACAGCGAGTACAACCGCAACACCCTTTCGCGGGTTCTGGCCCAGCCTATCTACCGCGATGCCCTGCTGTGGGGCAAGTTCCTGGCGGGGCTGGCTACGCTGGCCCTGATCCTGCTGGCGCTCTTCTTGCTGGTGGTGGGCCTTTCCCTGATATTCCTGGGCGTACCTCCCAACACCGAGGAGGTGGCCCGGGCCCTACTCTTCCTCCTGGCTACACTGGCCTACGCCGGGGTCTGGCTGGGTATTGCCCTGCTATTTTCGGTGCTCTTTCGGAGTGCGGCCACTTCGGCGCTGGCGGCGATTGCGGTGTGGCTTTTCTTTGCGCTTTTCTGGGGCATCATCGCCCAACTGCTGGCCCAGGCGGTGTCGCCCTACGACCCCTTCCGTCCCGAGAGTGAACTGCGCCAGGCAGAAGCGCTGGTGGCTTTTTCCCGCGTTTCCCCCAACACCCTTTACGCCGAGGCCATCCAGGTTCTTCTCAATCCGGCGGTGCGGAGCCTGGGGCCGGTGCTCATCACCCAGCTTCAGGGGGCCTTGCTGGGTTCGCCCTTGCCCCTGGGGCAGAGCCTGCTTTTAGCCTGGCCCCAGCTCACCGGGCTGATTGCGCTGACCCTGCTGCTATTTGCGCTGACCTATGTACTCTTCCAGCGGCGAGAAGTGCGGGCCTGATGGGGAAGCGCTCCAAACCGACTGGCTGCACGAAGGTGCGGTAACACGGTGCAAGCGGTGTCTGATACAACTCCAGGCATGTAGCCAACTTCTACCAACCCTGCGCGTGAGCGGCGCTAAACGCGCCCCTCCCTTGCCGCGCCAGGGGGCGCTTCCGAGGGACTTGTATATCGCTTTTGGGTCACTTCTGAGCAGATTTGGTATTCCAACGGTACCCAGGGTGGGCGTGGGGGGTAGGAAGTGGGTAGTGGGCCTCCAACACCTGTCCCCTAACCCTTACCCCTGTTCCTTGCCTCAAAAAGCCTTGTCCTGAACAGAACAGTGGCCGCCTGGATGGCAGCCAGGTCTGTAAAAAGTGCGATAAAAAACCGTTCCCTGCAGGTCTACATTCAGCCTACACATAACCCACCCGGCCTCTTCATGCCCTTTTGCCAGACTGCGCTCATGGGCTCATCCACCGATACACTGGAAACGGTGGCACTGGTACTGGTAGTTGAAGACGAACCGGAGATTGCGGAGATCCTCGAGGGCTATCTGCGGCGGGAGGGTTTCCGCACCGAGCGGGCCTCGGATGGCAAACAGGCTTTGAACCTGATTCGGGCGGCCCGGCCCGATCTGGTGCTTCTGGACATCATGCTGCCGGAGATGGACGGCCTCGAGGTGCTGCGCCGCGTGCGTAGCAACGGCAATACCCCGGTGATTCTGCTCACGGCCCGCACCGAAGACCTGGACAAGCTGCTGGGCCTGGAGCTGGGCGCAGACGACTACGTGACCAAGCCTTTTAGCCCCCGCGAGGTGGTGGCCCGGGTCAAGGCAGTGTTGCGTCGGGCCGCGCCTACCGAGGCGAGCAAGCCCGTTCTGCGGGTGGGGCCCCTGGAAATTGATAGTGAAAAAGTGGTAGCACGGCTGGGGGCAGAGCGCCTCGAGC
This genomic interval from Meiothermus sp. CFH 77666 contains the following:
- a CDS encoding MFS transporter, whose amino-acid sequence is MTLPAGEPQRSQNLAIWEGMLAILFINWSTGVVMTGYALWLGAPPVALAILGALPMVGQMAAPLALFFRGSRKRLSATLSALGRGFFVLTLLLPLLPEPWRVPGLLLIAALSQLIMAPVSVLWTSWMADLVPEKQRGRYFGLRNGILGLVGTLGNLAAGSLIDALGKPWGFLLVLGIAVVAGVSATFILRRQFEPPSASTPPRVAEFIQPLSDRRFRGFLGFVVLFLGAVSVGGPFVFPLFLEHARMTFTQVGLWTVIAASCGLVLSPLWGRLADRIGHWQVLLLSSSVAALVLPPLWLLGGPGRLETIWAAAAFDAVAWGGIGTALTNVALQSAAPEKRNLYLAWYWMAFAVGGILGSLLGGVLGSLHAQMKLFPSPYHLPILVSMLLRVVAVYYLGWRIRRDKKRALGSAGLEAKPPTDPARQELS
- a CDS encoding ABC transporter ATP-binding protein, whose amino-acid sequence is MVIETQGLSKRYGKVVAVEDLNLRIEAGEVYGLLGPNGSGKTTTILMLLGLTEPSGGTVRVLGLDPVREPLSLKKQVGYLPDSVGFYGEMTAWENLSYIARLNGLPRAEAEARIARVLERMGLAEVAHRPVSAFSRGMRQRLGLAEVLLKEPKVVILDEPTLGLDPEAAQAFLQIIQGLKAEGITVLLSSHLLHQVQAICDRVGLFHKGKLVLEGRVEELAQRVLGGAYRIRLGASPLEGLQARLQALPEVSRVSLEDGEVRLEATQDVRPLVARTVLEAGAALHSLILEKPSLDEVYARYFQEVRHAA
- a CDS encoding NEW3 domain-containing protein; protein product: MLRITMLMLTLLGFAAAQGYRGLALYTPYPAQSVRVGETVSLPISLKSFGLPPQSVQVRVVEAAQGWKVGLLGGGRVVSAVYVLPDAEQSLSLRLEPPQRVQPGTYRFRLVALGSGGVRAELPIALTLGQILPKRLSLETELPVLKGAPTASFRYRVTLKNESDQDLLVNLEADAPENFRVSFSTAFGGQEVNSLPLKAGENRELEVQVTPPRQVEAKPYAVTLRALAGDTRADLVVNLDITGQVELNLTTPEGRLSGRAYAGRENPIKLVVKNTGSAPAENVELSASEPSGWEVKFEPDKIEKIAAGAESEVTAKIKPSPRAVAGDYMLNLRASAGSASASADYRVTVQTSTLWGLVGVALIAVAVGAVGFAVSRFGRR
- a CDS encoding ABC transporter permease, which gives rise to MRLSAGTRREGSPWTGVWAVFFKEVADHLSSTRMRILEVLILLSAVGAVYAGARTLQQTVSEDPFLLLQVFTAAQDPLPSFVAFLSFFLPLAAIALGFDAINSEYNRNTLSRVLAQPIYRDALLWGKFLAGLATLALILLALFLLVVGLSLIFLGVPPNTEEVARALLFLLATLAYAGVWLGIALLFSVLFRSAATSALAAIAVWLFFALFWGIIAQLLAQAVSPYDPFRPESELRQAEALVAFSRVSPNTLYAEAIQVLLNPAVRSLGPVLITQLQGALLGSPLPLGQSLLLAWPQLTGLIALTLLLFALTYVLFQRREVRA
- a CDS encoding response regulator transcription factor, which gives rise to MGSSTDTLETVALVLVVEDEPEIAEILEGYLRREGFRTERASDGKQALNLIRAARPDLVLLDIMLPEMDGLEVLRRVRSNGNTPVILLTARTEDLDKLLGLELGADDYVTKPFSPREVVARVKAVLRRAAPTEASKPVLRVGPLEIDSEKVVARLGAERLELTPTEFRLLETLARTPGKAFTRTELLEAALPESDALERVVDVHLKNLRRKLELAGGANLLETVRGVGYRLWLEG